ATTATAATTAAATTTGGAACCTTTTTAACATTGTTAACATTAAGAAGAATATAAGTAGGTATCTCAATGACGATATAAACTTCATTTTCTTTTTTTATTTTTCCAATATGAAAATCTGTTGACTTTTTAAAAAAATGATCAATATTGTTAACTATCCTATAGAAAGTAGGATAGCTAATATTGTATTTTTTATTTTTTAAAAAAGAAGTGTATTTATTATAAAGTTTAGATGTATTACCATCATCACTGGTTTCACATAATTTTTTAATTAATTTTAAATCCTTTTCGTCTACAGATTTAAAGGAATTTTTATCCTCTCTTTTTTTCTTATCCAATCCAAGCATTCCATTTTCTTTATAAGATTTAGCCCATCTTTTTAAAGTGGCATAGGATACTCCAGATTCTATTTCTATTTCTTTTAATTTTTTTTCTTTTCTTAAAAAAGGCTCAATTATCTTAAATCTTTTTATTTGAATATCATTGCTATTATCCATAGTTTATTTCCTCCGTCTCTTCTGAAGTATTAATAAATATATACTACTATATAAAAGGCATAAAATCAAATTAAAAGTTGTTGAAAATAAAAAAAGCTCAAATTAATTGAAAAAAAACTTGACTTTTTTAGAATAAAAAGTTATTATTTTCTTACATAAAAAGAAAAAATGATACATAAAAAACTATAAAAACAAAAAGGAGAGATGAAGGTGAAAATTTTTTCAGAAGTTCAAAAAGTTGGAAAAGCATTGATGACACCAGTTGCTATATTACCAGCAGCAGGATTATTTTTGGCATTTGGTAATAAATTAGGAATTCCTCTAATGGAACAAGCAGGAGGAATAATATTTGCTAATTTACCATTATTATTTGCAGTTGGTGTTGCAATTGGTCTTGTTGGAGGAGATGGAGTTGCAGCTTTAGCATCAGTTGTGGCAATATTAATAATGAATACAACAATGGGTATTGTTTCAGGAGCTGAAGCTGGAATTAAAGCTGGAAACCCAGCATATGCAATGGTCATGGGAGTTCCAACTTTACAAACAGGGGTTTTTGGGGGATTAATTGCAGGGATAATTGCAGCAATTTGTTATAAGAAATTTTATAAAACAGAATTGCCACCATTTTTAGGATTCTTTGCAGGAAAAAGATTAGTTCCAATAGTAACAGCAGTTGTAGCTTTCTTAATAGGACTTGCAATGCCAGCAATTTGGAGACCAGTTCAAATAGGTCTTGCTAAACTTAGTTACTTAGCAAATGGAACAAATACAAATATTTCAACCTTTATATTTGGAGTGGTTGAAAGATCTTTAATACCATTTGGACTACATCACATATTCTATGCACCATTTTGGTTCCAATTTGGAGACTATACAAATCATGCAGGTCAAATAATAAATGGAGATCAAGCAATTTGGTTTGCAATGCTTAAAGATGGAGTTACAAACTTCTCTGCTGCAAGTTACCAAGGAGCAGGTAAATTTATGACAGGAAAGTTCCCATTTATGATGTTTGGACTTCCAGCAGCAGCTTTAGCAATGTATCATGAAGCAAGACCTGAGAAGAAAAAAATTGTAGCAGGTATATTATTTTCAGCAGCTTTAACATCTTTTTTAACTGGAATAACAGAGCCAATTGAATTTTCTTTCCTATTTGTAGCACCAATCCTATATGGATTTCACTGTATATTTGCAGGTTTATCTTTCATGTTAATGAATATGTTAAAAGTTAGAATAGGTATGACATTTTCAGGAGGATTAATTGACTATATTGTATTTGGAGTGTTACCAGGAACTTCAGGTTTTCAAACTCGTTGGTATTTAGTAATAGTTGTTGGATTAATTTTAGCAGTAGTTTATTACTTTGGATTTAGGTTTGCAATTAGAAAATGGAATTTAATGACTCCAGGAAGTGAAGAAATTACAGGGGAAGCTGAAACTGTTCAAGGGGATGAATTAGCAGTATCTGTATTGGAAGCTTTAGGAGGAAAAGAGAATTTAGTTTCTTTAGATGCGTGTATAACTAGACTAAGAGTTGAAGTAAAGGACACAGCCTTAGTAAAGGATAAAGATCTCAAAAATTTAGGGGCATCAGGAGTTTTAAAAGTTGGAGAAAATGGAGTGCAAGCAATATTTGGATCAAAAGCACAATTTATTTGCAATGATTTAAAGGAAATCACAGGAATATAAATAAATTTTTCACAAAATAGATACACCACAAAAAACACACAAAAAACTCGCAGTTCTGCGAGTTTTTTTGTTTAGATTATTAATACAAAGAATAATCTATTAAATATAAAATCTATATTTGCTGATCTTTAATTTAGGTAAGCACAAATAAATGAATTTTACAATAAAAAGAAGAAAAATAAATATCTATAAATAATAAAAAATGTTATAATAATAATGAATAGATACAAATTTTTGTATAAGAAAATTAAAATTAAGGAGATTAAAAGATGTTTATAGATGAAGTTGTAATTACAGTAAAAGCTGGAAATGGTGGGGATGGAGCTGCCACGTTTAGAAGAGAAAAATTCATCCAATTTGGTGGACCAGATGGTGGAGACGGTGGAAGAGGTGGAGAAGTTAGATTTGTAGCAGACTCTAACATAAACACCCTTGTTGATTTTAAATTTAAGAAAAAATTTCAAGCTGAAGATGGTGGAAACGGAGCTAAAAAAAGATGTTTTGGTAAAAATGGAGAAGATTTAGTAATAAAGGTTCCAGTTGGAACTCAAGTTAGAGATTATGAAAGCGGAAAATTATTATTAGATATGAATACTCTTGGGGAACATAGAGTATTTTTAAGAGGTGGAAAAGGTGGATTTGGAAATGAGAAATTTAAAAATTCAATAAGAAGAGCACCTAAAATGGCAGAAAAAGGAAGAGAAGGAGCAGAGGTAAAGGTTAAATTAGAACTAAAACTTCTAGCAGATGTTGCTCTTGTTGGATATCCTTCAGTTGGGAAATCAAGTTTGATAAATAAAGTTTCTTCAGCTAAATCAAAAGTGGGAGCTTACCACTTTACAACTCTTGAACCTAAATTAGGAGTAATTAGATTAGGAGAAGAAAGATCCTTTGTTATTGCAGATATACCAGGGTTAATAGAAGGTGCAAGTGAAGGAGTTGGACTTGGGGATAAATTCTTAAGACATATTGAAAGATGCAAAATGATTTATCATATTGTTGATGTTTCAGGAATAGAAGGAAGAGATCCTATTGAAGACTACAAAAAAATAAATAAAGAATTAACAAAATTTAGTGAAAAATTAGCAAATAAAAAACAAATAATATTAGCAAATAAAATGGATTTATTATGGGAAACAGAAAAATATGAAGAATTTAAAAAATATGTTGAAGCAGATGGTCATAAGATTTATCCAATATCAGTTATATTAGGAGATGGAATAAAAGAAGTTATCAATGAAACATATACATTGCTTCAAGATATTAAAAGGGAACCTTTAGAGGAAGAAGCAAATATATTACAAGTTATTAAGGAACAAAAAACTACCAAAGCACCATTTATTATTACTGAAACTGAAGAGGGACTTTATGATGTTGATGGAGCTATGGTTGACGGAGTTTTAGCTAAATACATAATAACTTATGAAGAAGAATCAGTAATAACATTTATACATATGTTGAAAAATCTAGGACTAGAAGAAGCATTGAGAGAAGCAGGAGTTCAAGATGGGGATACTATAAGAATAGCAGATGTAGAATTTGATTACGTTGAATAGTTAAAGGAGAAAATAAATGATAGGAATAGTTATAGCTGGGCCTACTGGAGTAGGTAAAACTGAGTTATCTTTGAAAATAGCTAAATTATTACAAGGGGATATAATCTCTGCAGATTCAGCTCAAGTTTATAGAGGTATGGATATTGGAACTGCTAAAATAACAGAGGAAGAAAAACAAGGGATAAAACACTATATGCTTGATATAGTTGATCCTGTTGAAAAATATAGTGTTGGTAATTATCAAAAAAAAGTTGACGAGATATTATTTGAAAAGGAAAAAGAAAATAAAAATATAATCTTAACAGGGGGAACTGGTCTGTATATTAGGTCAATTACAGATGGGTTATCAGATTTACCAGGAGCAGATAAAAAATTAAGGCAGAATATGGAGAAATTTTCAGATTCTGAACTTTTAACAAAATTAAAAGAATTAGACGAAGAAAGTGCAAATTTAATTCATGAAAATAATAGAAAAAGAGTTGAGAGAGCTTTGGAAGTTTGTCTATTAACAGGGGAGAAATTTTCAGAAATTTCTAAAAAAAATATAAAAAATAATAACTATAAATTTTTAAAGCTTTATCTTACTAGAGATAGAGAATCATTATATGAAAGAATAAACAAAAGAGTTGATATAATGATGGAACAAGGTCTTTTGGAAGAAGTAAAATTTTTATATGAAAAATATGGTGGAGAAATTTTAAAAAAAATAAATATTATAGGCTATAATGAGCTTATTAATTTTTTAGAGGGGAATAGTTCCTTAGAAGAGGGAATAAATGCCA
Above is a window of Fusobacterium sp. IOR10 DNA encoding:
- the miaA gene encoding tRNA (adenosine(37)-N6)-dimethylallyltransferase MiaA, coding for MIGIVIAGPTGVGKTELSLKIAKLLQGDIISADSAQVYRGMDIGTAKITEEEKQGIKHYMLDIVDPVEKYSVGNYQKKVDEILFEKEKENKNIILTGGTGLYIRSITDGLSDLPGADKKLRQNMEKFSDSELLTKLKELDEESANLIHENNRKRVERALEVCLLTGEKFSEISKKNIKNNNYKFLKLYLTRDRESLYERINKRVDIMMEQGLLEEVKFLYEKYGGEILKKINIIGYNELINFLEGNSSLEEGINAIKKNSRRYAKRQITWFKKDKDYVVLDIDKMSEEEIISEIQKLYSSKVY
- the ptsG gene encoding glucose-specific PTS transporter subunit IIBC — protein: MKIFSEVQKVGKALMTPVAILPAAGLFLAFGNKLGIPLMEQAGGIIFANLPLLFAVGVAIGLVGGDGVAALASVVAILIMNTTMGIVSGAEAGIKAGNPAYAMVMGVPTLQTGVFGGLIAGIIAAICYKKFYKTELPPFLGFFAGKRLVPIVTAVVAFLIGLAMPAIWRPVQIGLAKLSYLANGTNTNISTFIFGVVERSLIPFGLHHIFYAPFWFQFGDYTNHAGQIINGDQAIWFAMLKDGVTNFSAASYQGAGKFMTGKFPFMMFGLPAAALAMYHEARPEKKKIVAGILFSAALTSFLTGITEPIEFSFLFVAPILYGFHCIFAGLSFMLMNMLKVRIGMTFSGGLIDYIVFGVLPGTSGFQTRWYLVIVVGLILAVVYYFGFRFAIRKWNLMTPGSEEITGEAETVQGDELAVSVLEALGGKENLVSLDACITRLRVEVKDTALVKDKDLKNLGASGVLKVGENGVQAIFGSKAQFICNDLKEITGI
- the obgE gene encoding GTPase ObgE, whose translation is MFIDEVVITVKAGNGGDGAATFRREKFIQFGGPDGGDGGRGGEVRFVADSNINTLVDFKFKKKFQAEDGGNGAKKRCFGKNGEDLVIKVPVGTQVRDYESGKLLLDMNTLGEHRVFLRGGKGGFGNEKFKNSIRRAPKMAEKGREGAEVKVKLELKLLADVALVGYPSVGKSSLINKVSSAKSKVGAYHFTTLEPKLGVIRLGEERSFVIADIPGLIEGASEGVGLGDKFLRHIERCKMIYHIVDVSGIEGRDPIEDYKKINKELTKFSEKLANKKQIILANKMDLLWETEKYEEFKKYVEADGHKIYPISVILGDGIKEVINETYTLLQDIKREPLEEEANILQVIKEQKTTKAPFIITETEEGLYDVDGAMVDGVLAKYIITYEEESVITFIHMLKNLGLEEALREAGVQDGDTIRIADVEFDYVE